Proteins from a single region of Ensifer adhaerens:
- a CDS encoding VOC family protein: MLLYVTVGTNDLERAGAFYDAVLPALGYHRQRQDETEIGYGAAGERIRFWVVTPFNRTPATYGNGVSIALDAKTRAAVDAFHAAALANGGADEGAPGLRPFHANFYGTWVRDLDGNKIAAVCERPE, from the coding sequence ATGCTGCTCTACGTGACCGTCGGCACCAACGATCTTGAGCGCGCCGGTGCATTCTATGATGCGGTGTTGCCGGCGCTCGGCTACCACCGCCAGCGGCAGGATGAAACCGAGATCGGCTATGGCGCTGCGGGCGAGCGCATCCGCTTCTGGGTGGTGACGCCCTTCAACCGCACGCCCGCGACCTATGGCAACGGCGTGAGCATCGCGCTGGACGCCAAGACGCGCGCGGCCGTCGATGCCTTCCACGCGGCAGCCCTTGCCAATGGTGGCGCCGACGAGGGCGCGCCGGGGCTGCGTCCGTTCCACGCGAATTTCTACGGCACATGGGTGCGCGATCTCGACGGCAACAAGATCGCTGCCGTCTGCGAGCGCCCGGAATAA
- a CDS encoding DHA2 family efflux MFS transporter permease subunit, giving the protein MNRIVPMILAVALFMEQMDSTVISTSLPAIARDIGVGPITLKLALTAYMVALAIFIPLSGWMADRFGAKKIFRAAILVFIAGSIFCAISNSLPAFVFSRFLQGMGGAMMTPVARLVLVRGTPRSELVSAMALLTIPALVGPLAGPPLGGFITTYFSWHWIFLINVPVGIAGYILSGIYLPHMETRDPPPVDVIGFVLGGIAASGIVFGLSVISLPALPPAVGIASVLIGVVATLLYIRHARRHPAPVLDLDLFKDSAFRAASIGGTIFRISVGAVPFLMPLMLQVGFGLNPFQSGLITFIGAVGAITTKFYARRVLAFAGFRTTLILAAILAAITTFANGFFTPETPYLVLITILLIAGFARSFFFTSVNALSFADIDDADASKATSMSAVLQQISLALGVAVAGAILEIETKLSGGPLQLDDFHTAFMIIAAANLIAAIPFLTMAKNAGASVSGHRLPAREIESAAGK; this is encoded by the coding sequence ATGAACCGTATCGTCCCGATGATCCTCGCCGTCGCTCTCTTCATGGAGCAGATGGATTCGACCGTCATTTCCACGTCGCTGCCGGCGATCGCCCGCGACATCGGCGTCGGGCCGATCACACTGAAGCTGGCGCTGACGGCCTACATGGTGGCGCTGGCGATTTTCATACCCTTGAGCGGCTGGATGGCGGACCGTTTCGGCGCCAAGAAGATCTTCCGTGCGGCGATCCTGGTCTTCATCGCCGGATCCATCTTCTGCGCGATCTCCAACAGCCTGCCGGCCTTCGTCTTTTCGCGCTTCCTGCAGGGCATGGGTGGGGCGATGATGACGCCGGTCGCCCGCCTCGTGCTGGTACGCGGCACGCCGCGCAGCGAACTCGTCTCGGCGATGGCGCTTCTGACGATCCCCGCACTTGTCGGGCCGCTGGCCGGCCCGCCGCTCGGCGGCTTCATCACCACCTATTTCTCCTGGCACTGGATCTTCCTGATCAACGTACCCGTCGGGATCGCCGGTTATATCCTTTCGGGCATCTACCTGCCGCACATGGAAACGCGTGACCCGCCGCCCGTGGACGTCATCGGCTTCGTGCTCGGCGGCATCGCCGCTTCGGGTATCGTCTTCGGCCTGTCGGTGATCAGCCTGCCGGCACTGCCGCCTGCTGTCGGTATCGCTTCCGTTCTCATCGGCGTGGTCGCGACCCTGCTCTACATCCGTCATGCCCGCCGCCATCCGGCGCCGGTCCTCGATCTCGATCTCTTCAAGGACAGCGCCTTTCGCGCCGCCTCGATCGGCGGCACGATCTTTCGTATCTCGGTCGGCGCTGTGCCCTTCCTGATGCCCCTGATGCTGCAGGTCGGCTTCGGGCTCAATCCGTTCCAATCGGGCCTCATCACCTTTATCGGCGCGGTCGGCGCCATCACCACAAAGTTCTACGCGCGGCGCGTGCTCGCCTTCGCCGGCTTCCGCACGACACTGATCCTCGCCGCAATCCTCGCCGCGATCACCACCTTCGCCAACGGCTTCTTCACGCCGGAGACGCCCTACCTGGTTCTCATCACGATTCTGCTGATCGCCGGTTTCGCCCGCTCGTTCTTCTTCACCAGCGTCAATGCGCTTTCCTTCGCCGATATCGACGATGCGGATGCCAGCAAGGCGACCTCGATGAGTGCTGTGCTGCAGCAGATCAGCCTGGCGCTCGGCGTTGCCGTTGCCGGTGCGATCCTCGAAATCGAGACCAAGCTCAGCGGCGGACCGCTCCAGCTCGATGATTTCCACACCGCCTTCATGATTATCGCCGCCGCCAACCTGATCGCGGCGATCCCGTTCCTCACCATGGCGAAGAACGCCGGCGCTTCGGTCTCGGGGCACCGGCTGCCGGCGCGCGAAATCGAGTCGGCGGCGGGCAAGTAA
- a CDS encoding MBL fold metallo-hydrolase: MSEFSMKRRTLMGAGAFGVLAAPSLLTGVAAAQEKMENTDMKSAPPIRSFKLGAFKVVVVNDGTRVTEKPHEIYGTNQSQQAVAELLQQNFLPTEALVNSFSPVLVDTGTEVVLFDTGMGEGGREAGLGRLADGIRAAGYVPEQLSVVVVTHMHGDHIGGLMETGKPAFANARYVMGETEYAFWKDPARAGTPAENGHKAVLEKVVPLAEKTTFIGDGAAVVPGISAVAAFGHSPGHRVFRLDSDGRGMMLTADTANHYVLSLQRPDWEVRFDMDKAKAAETRRRVFDMIASERLPFIGYHMPFPAVGFVEKQGEGYRFVPVSYQLDI, encoded by the coding sequence ATGAGTGAATTTTCGATGAAGCGCCGGACATTGATGGGAGCGGGCGCGTTTGGGGTGCTCGCGGCGCCGTCGCTGCTGACGGGCGTTGCGGCGGCCCAGGAGAAAATGGAAAACACGGACATGAAAAGCGCTCCTCCGATCCGATCGTTCAAGCTCGGCGCCTTCAAGGTCGTCGTCGTCAATGACGGCACGCGCGTCACCGAGAAACCGCACGAGATCTATGGCACCAACCAGTCACAGCAGGCGGTGGCGGAGCTGCTGCAACAGAACTTTCTGCCGACGGAGGCATTGGTCAACAGTTTCTCGCCGGTTCTCGTCGATACCGGAACGGAGGTCGTGCTCTTTGATACCGGTATGGGGGAGGGCGGTCGCGAAGCTGGTCTCGGCCGCCTCGCCGATGGCATCCGTGCTGCCGGCTATGTGCCGGAGCAGCTGTCGGTCGTGGTGGTGACCCATATGCATGGCGATCACATCGGCGGCCTCATGGAGACCGGCAAGCCGGCATTTGCCAATGCCCGCTACGTGATGGGCGAAACTGAGTATGCCTTCTGGAAGGACCCGGCACGGGCCGGCACGCCAGCGGAAAACGGGCACAAGGCGGTGCTGGAGAAGGTGGTGCCGCTGGCGGAAAAGACGACCTTCATCGGTGACGGCGCCGCGGTCGTGCCGGGCATCTCGGCGGTTGCCGCCTTTGGCCATTCACCCGGTCACAGGGTGTTCCGCCTCGATTCCGACGGCCGGGGCATGATGCTGACGGCCGATACCGCCAACCACTACGTGCTGTCGCTGCAGCGCCCCGATTGGGAGGTGCGCTTCGACATGGACAAGGCAAAGGCGGCGGAGACTCGTCGCCGGGTTTTCGACATGATCGCCAGCGAGCGGCTGCCCTTCATCGGCTACCACATGCCCTTCCCCGCGGTCGGCTTCGTCGAGAAACAGGGCGAGGGCTACCGCTTCGTGCCCGTCAGCTATCAACTCGATATCTGA
- the guaB gene encoding IMP dehydrogenase, whose product MARIIETATGLEALTFDDVLLLPGHSEVMPGQTNIATTIAQDIDLNLPILSSAMDTVTEGRLAIAMAQAGGIGVIHRNLTPAEQAEEVRQVKKFESGMVINPVTIGPDAKLADALGLMKQHGISGIPVVENGGAGGQKQGRLVGILTNRDVRFASDPNQKIHELMTHENLVTVKESVDQQEAKRLLHAHRIEKLLVVDGDGRCVGLITVKDIEKAQLNPNASKDAQGRLRAAAAISVGDDGFERAERLIDAGVDLIVVDTAHGHSQRVLDAVARVKKLSNSVRIMAGNVATAAGTKALIDAGADAVKVGIGPGSICTTRIVAGVGVPQLAAIMSAVEAAQAAGIPVIADGGIKFSGDLAKAIAAGASAVMIGSLLAGTDESPGEVFLYQGRSFKAYRGMGSVGAMARGSADRYFQAEVRDTLKLVPEGIEGQVPYKGPVAGVLHQLAGGLKASMGYVGGPTIKEYQERAQFVRISGAGLRESHAHDVTITRESPNYPGAH is encoded by the coding sequence ATGGCGCGCATCATCGAAACGGCAACTGGTCTGGAGGCTTTGACCTTCGACGACGTCCTGCTCCTGCCCGGACATTCCGAAGTCATGCCGGGTCAGACCAACATCGCGACCACCATCGCCCAGGACATCGACCTCAACCTGCCGATCCTGTCCTCCGCGATGGACACGGTGACCGAAGGACGCCTCGCAATCGCCATGGCGCAGGCCGGCGGCATCGGCGTCATCCACCGCAACCTGACGCCGGCCGAACAGGCCGAAGAGGTCCGCCAGGTCAAGAAGTTCGAAAGCGGCATGGTCATCAATCCGGTGACCATCGGCCCCGACGCCAAGCTCGCCGATGCGCTGGGCCTGATGAAGCAGCACGGCATCTCCGGCATCCCGGTCGTTGAAAACGGCGGTGCCGGCGGCCAGAAGCAGGGCCGTCTCGTCGGCATCCTCACCAACCGCGACGTCCGCTTCGCTTCGGATCCGAACCAGAAGATCCATGAGCTCATGACCCATGAGAACTTGGTCACGGTCAAGGAAAGCGTCGACCAGCAGGAAGCCAAGCGGCTCCTGCATGCGCACCGCATCGAGAAGCTCCTGGTTGTCGACGGCGACGGCCGCTGCGTCGGTCTGATCACTGTCAAGGACATCGAGAAGGCTCAACTCAACCCGAACGCCTCCAAGGACGCGCAAGGCCGTCTTCGCGCCGCTGCCGCCATCTCGGTTGGCGATGACGGCTTCGAGCGTGCCGAGCGGCTGATCGATGCCGGCGTCGACCTGATCGTTGTCGACACCGCCCACGGCCACTCGCAGCGCGTGCTCGATGCCGTCGCTCGCGTCAAGAAGCTCTCGAACTCGGTCCGCATCATGGCCGGCAATGTGGCCACCGCCGCTGGCACCAAGGCGCTCATCGATGCCGGTGCGGATGCGGTCAAGGTCGGTATCGGCCCGGGCTCGATCTGCACCACGCGCATCGTCGCCGGTGTCGGCGTTCCGCAGCTGGCCGCGATCATGAGCGCGGTGGAAGCCGCCCAGGCTGCCGGCATTCCCGTCATCGCCGATGGCGGCATCAAGTTCTCCGGCGACCTCGCCAAGGCGATTGCTGCCGGCGCTTCCGCCGTCATGATTGGCTCTCTGCTTGCCGGCACCGATGAAAGCCCGGGCGAAGTGTTCCTCTACCAGGGCCGTTCCTTCAAGGCCTATCGCGGCATGGGCTCCGTCGGCGCCATGGCGCGCGGCTCGGCAGACCGCTACTTCCAGGCGGAAGTGCGCGACACGCTGAAGCTGGTTCCCGAGGGCATCGAAGGTCAGGTTCCCTACAAGGGTCCGGTTGCAGGCGTGCTGCACCAGCTCGCCGGCGGTCTCAAGGCCTCCATGGGCTATGTCGGCGGCCCGACGATCAAGGAATACCAGGAGCGCGCCCAGTTCGTGCGCATCTCCGGCGCCGGCTTGCGCGAAAGCCACGCCCATGACGTGACGATCACCCGCGAAAGCCCGAACTATCCGGGCGCGCACTGA